One region of Scomber scombrus chromosome 10, fScoSco1.1, whole genome shotgun sequence genomic DNA includes:
- the pex10 gene encoding peroxisome biogenesis factor 10, translating to MPLAPANQSQLIRSCQKDEYYQTYLRNNANEAFQTLAGSKRWLDWRKEIELLSDLAYYGLTTFSGYQTLGEEYVNIIQVDPSQHRIPSVVRRGLFVLCHAFLPYLLDKVLVCLENELEGGQEHHISIRRTRAASGPWSLESWLRRWMQKAVGLLSEPQRRAYLPAVFVLQQSLTLLHRLHVALFYISGSFYHLSKRTAGIRYVRVSGPRSDDGTIRGSYRLLGAVSFLQLLITACLQLNNFRQRQRARQEWKHYRNLSASPQHTQSSGSRASRCILCLEERRHSTSTPCGHLFCWECITEWCNTKAECPLCREKFQPHRLVYLRNHS from the exons ATGCCCCTTGCTCCTGCTAACCAGTCCCAGTTGATTCGGTCCTGTCAGAAGGATGAATATTATCAAACGTACCTGAGGAACAACGCCAACGAAGCTTTCCAGACACTTGCTG GATCCAAAAGATGGTTGGACTGGAGGAAAGAGATAGAGCTGCTGTCAGACCTTGCATACTATGGTTTAACCACATTCTCAG GTTACCAAACTCTGGGTGAGGAGTATGTCAACATCATCCAGGTAGACCCCAGTCAACATCGTATCCCCTCCGTGGTCAGACGAGGCCTCTTCGTCCTCTGCCATGCCTTCCTGCCTTACCTGCTGGACAAGGTCCTGGTCTGTCTGGAAAACGAGCTGGAAGGCGGACAGGAGCACCACATCAGCATCAGACGGACACGGGCGGCGTCTGGGCCATGGAGCCTGGAGTCTTGGCTGAGGAGGTGGATGCAGAAGGCAGTTGGGCTGTTGTCAGAGCCTCAGAGGAGAGCATACCTGCCAGCTGTGTTTGTCCTCCAGCAGAGCCTGACGCTCCTGCACAGACTCCATGTGGCTCTGTTCTACATCAGCGGCTCCTTCTATCACCTTTCCAAGAGGACAGCTGGTATCAGATAT GTCCGTGTGTCGGGGCCGAGGAGTGACGACGGGACCATCAGGGGCAGCTACAGACTGCTGGGAGCCGTGTCCTTCCTCCAGCTGCTCATCACCGCGTGTCTGCAGCTGAACAActtcagacagagacagagagccaGGCAGGAGTGGAAGCACTACAGGAACCTCAGTGCCAG TCCTCAGCACACTCAGAGCTCAGGGTCCAGGGCCAGCCGCTGTATCCTCtgcctggaggagaggagacactCAACCTCCACTCCCTGTGGACACCTCTTCTGCTGGGAGTGTATCACAGAGTGGTGCAACACTAAG GCAGAGTGTCCTTTGTGTCGGGAGAAGTTCCAGCCTCACAGACTAGTGTACCTGAGGAACCACAGCTGA